From the Candidatus Kapaibacterium sp. genome, the window TCATGACCCTGTCGTATTCGCATTTCGCGACCGAGCAAGTCATTTCGTAGTTATTATTATATTTATTTTATCCGTAATTGGAATGTTATAATGGAAACAACATTATCATTTGGAAATTACCCCAAATTAAGCAATCAAAAACTAAACAAGTATTATTGCTATAACGACTTACTAAATATTGGCGAAATTGAGGGAGATATTTTGCCCTACGGTTTGGGCAAAAGCTACGGCGATAGTTGCCTAATTGATGGCGGAACATTGCTCGATATTTCGGGCATGAATAAATTCATTAATTATGATGAAATATCCGGGATTTTGACGTGTTATTCCGGAGTGACTTTGGCTGATTGTATTGACTTTTTGCTTCCTCGAGGGCGTTTTTTGCCTGTCACTCCCGGAACAAAATATGTAACGCTCGGTGGTGCAATCGCAAATGACGTACATGGCAAAAATCATCACAAAGCAGGAACATTCGGGTGTCACGTCACCGAGCTTGAATTGCTCCGTTCGGACGGAACATTGCTTCAATGCTCCAATTCAATTAATTCTGAATTATTTGCTGCTACAATTGGCGGGCTCGGACTTACGGGAATTATTACAAAAGTAAGCTTCCAAACTGTCGAATGCCCGGGACCAATAATCGAATCCGAAAGTATTAAATTCAGGACATTTGAGGAGTTTTTCGATATTACGCAAAATTCAGAAAATTACAATTATACCGTTGCTTGGGTAGATACAACTAAACCCGGTAGAGGATTATATAATCGTGGTAATTTCGCTCCCAAAAGCAGACAAAAACCGTATAAATCCACAAATGGTAAAATGTTACCATTCCCGTTAAATATTGAATTAATTAATCCATTAACCGTAAAAGCATTTAATACATTATATTACAACAAACAATTATCGAGAATTAAAAAAGCGGATGTATCTTTCGAGCCATTTTTCTATCCTCTCGATGCAGTTGACGGTTGGAACAAAGCCTACGGAAAAAAAGGTTTTGTACAATATCAATTTGTAATTCCATTCGATAATTATATAAATGTATTAAAAGAAATATTTAATTTAATTACACGCTCAAAATTGTCATCTTTTTTGACTGTATTAAAAACATTCGGCAATATTAAATCGCCCGGCATGATGTCATTCCCACGTGAAGGTGTTACGCTTGCAATTGATTTCAAAATGATAGGCGATGCATTGCTCAAGATATTAGACGAATCCGATAATATTGTCAAA encodes:
- a CDS encoding FAD-binding oxidoreductase, whose amino-acid sequence is METTLSFGNYPKLSNQKLNKYYCYNDLLNIGEIEGDILPYGLGKSYGDSCLIDGGTLLDISGMNKFINYDEISGILTCYSGVTLADCIDFLLPRGRFLPVTPGTKYVTLGGAIANDVHGKNHHKAGTFGCHVTELELLRSDGTLLQCSNSINSELFAATIGGLGLTGIITKVSFQTVECPGPIIESESIKFRTFEEFFDITQNSENYNYTVAWVDTTKPGRGLYNRGNFAPKSRQKPYKSTNGKMLPFPLNIELINPLTVKAFNTLYYNKQLSRIKKADVSFEPFFYPLDAVDGWNKAYGKKGFVQYQFVIPFDNYINVLKEIFNLITRSKLSSFLTVLKTFGNIKSPGMMSFPREGVTLAIDFKMIGDALLKILDESDNIVKSVGGVVYPCKDARMSPENFKVFYPQWTDFANYIDPKFSSTFWKRVTKE